From Sceloporus undulatus isolate JIND9_A2432 ecotype Alabama chromosome 6, SceUnd_v1.1, whole genome shotgun sequence, one genomic window encodes:
- the LOC121934591 gene encoding olfactory receptor 5V1-like → MEGQNRSIGFILLGFTGNVEMQGVLFILFFIMYTMSLLGNALISITVRLDSALHTPMCYFIASLSLVDICYTSVTAPKMLVNFLSKDKAISFIGCAAQLYFLLFLGTTECFLLAAMAYDRFLAICNPLRYLSIMSKQLCVWLVAGSWVSGMVLSLGQTSLIFALPFCGDNRLNYFFCDIPPLLGLACGDITINEITVFLAGMLITLIPSLLILGSYIHIISTILKITTSKGRQKAFSTCSSHLIIIILFYGSASTMYLRPRSSYSLENDKFLALLYSIITPTLNPIIYSLRSKEINDALRRMCSKGFNFNI, encoded by the coding sequence ATGGAAGGTCAGAACAGAAGCATTGGATTTATCCTTCTAGGATTTACTGGCAACGTAGAGATGCAAGGGgtgctctttattttatttttcatcatgTATACTATGTCTCTGCTGGGGAATGCCTTAATAAGTATCACAGTCAGGCTTGATTCTGCTCTTCATACACCAATGTGCTATTTTATTGCCAGTCTCTCTTTAGTAGATATTTGTTATACATCTGTCACGGCCCCTAAGATGCTGGTGAACTTTCTTTCTAAAGACAAAGCCATCTCTTTCATTGGCTGTGCTGCCCAACtgtatttccttctctttctgggAACCACAGAATGTTTTCTTCTAGCTGCCATGGCATATGACCGCTTCTTGGCCATCTGCAACCCTCTGCGCTATTTGTCCATCATGAGTAAGCAGCTGTGTGTTTGGCTGGTGGCTGGGTCATGGGTCAGTGGGATGGTGCTCTCACTAGGACAGACAAGCTTGATATTTGCTCTCCCTTTCTGTGGGGACAACCGGCTCAACTATTTCTTCTGTGATATCCCTCCACTTTTGGGGCTTGCTTGTGGAGATATAACCATAAATGAAATCACTGTCTTTTTGGCTGGGATGCTAATTACTCTGATTCCATCTCTGCTGATCCTTGGTTCCTATATACACATAATCAGCACAATTCTGAAAATCACAACTTCCAAGGGCAGGCAAAAAGCCTTCTCCACCTGTTCCTCAcacctcatcatcatcattttgttcTATGGGTCTGCAAGTACCATGTATCTAAGACCTCGGTCTAGCTACAGTCTCGAAAATGATAAATTTCTAGCTCTGCTGTACTCCATCATCACCCCAACACTCAATCCCATCATTTACAGTTTGAGAAGCAAGGAGATAAATGATGCTCTGAGAAGGATGTGTTCAAAAGGATTTAATTTCAACATCTGA